In Akkermansia muciniphila ATCC BAA-835, the genomic stretch GAAAACCTGGATGGAGTATCGTCATGCGGCTTTAAAAATACAGTACATTGTTTCTAAAAGCCGTTATCATGTACTGCGGTTCTATAAAAACAACAACCGCAAGCATTCTATTTCAAACGCTTGCGGTTGTTTTGAAATGGTGGAGGCGACGGGAGTCGAACCCGTGTCCTGAAGGCCATTGATGACAGCATCTCCATGTTCAGACGCATATTGCTGCTTTCGCGGCTGCTTCGCTATGCGTCAACTAGGCAAGCTCGCTAGTTGCCTGTGGAAGTCTCGTGCGTTGCGCGGCAACCCCGCATTGCACCAGCCTGCTGTGTCTTCGTCGTCCCCTCTAGCAGGCGTTGAGGTTCTGACGCGGCTGAACTAATTAGGCAGCCAGAGCAAGGTCGTTAGACTCTGCATTTATTTTTTTAATCGGCTTTTTAGAAGGCCAGCCGATTAACCTTCACATGCAGCCAGCACCGCAGACTTCCAGTCGAAACCATGGCGCCCCCATATGTATTTACCAGTAGAGACAAAAAATCCCGCCGTGATGTTCAGGCAGGAATCATTTTATTTGCTGGCAGTGATGCAAGTGGCACGCCCGTAGGGATTCGAACCCCAAACCTTCTGATCCGTAGTCAGACGCTCTATCCAATTGAGCTACGGGCGCTTTGACTTGCGTCGTGTACCGCGTAAGCGGTGAAGGAAATATAGATTTTTCTTCGGGAAAGTCAAGATGTTTGTAAGATGATTTGAGAAAAAAATCATTTTTCTCTTTTTGGGAGAATAAATTTTCAGAGAAAGAACCGTTAACTGAGGGGTGGAGAAAAAGGGGAAAGGCGTTGCGCCATGGAATGGCCTGTGGCACACTAAACGGAGAAAATGAGCGAGTTCAAGGTGATCAGGTCGCCGATGGAGGCATTGAAGAAGTACTTCGGCTTTTCCTGCTTGAGGGAGGGCCAGGATCAAGTGGTGGCTTCCATTATGGAAGGCCGCAATGTATTGGTCGTGATGCCCACGGGAGGAGGAAAATCCCTGTGTTACCAGCTTCCCTCCTTGTGCCGGGACGGGGTTTGCCTGGTTGTCAGTCCTCTAATCGCTTTAATGAAAGATCAGGTGGATGCTCTTGTCGCCAGAGGGATTCCCGCCACCATGATTAACAGCTCCCTGAGTTTTCCTGAGCAAAAGGAACGTTTGGAAGGAATGAAGAAGGGTGCGTTCAAGCTGGTATATGTGGCTCCTGAACGTTTTGGTCATGAAGGGTTCATGCATGCTCTGGCGGAGGTGGATGTAAATATGGTGGCTGTGGATGAAGCGCATTGCCTGAGCCAGTGGGGGCACGATTTCCGTCCGGATTATCTGAAGCTGGGAAAAGCTGTTGAAATGATGGGGCGGCCTCAGGTGGCTGCTCTGACCGCCACGGCTACTCCGCGGGTGCGGGAAGATATTCTGAAACATTTGGGGCTGGATGATCCGGTGACGATCGTACGAGGGTTTGCGCGGGAAAACCTGCATTTCCGCATTACTGCGTGCGATACGCACAAAGACAAATACAAGAGGCTGTACGAATTGGTGAAGCGTTACAAGACGGGTATTATTTATTGCTCCACCCGCAAAAAAGTGGAGCAGGTATATGAGGCTCTTTCCGATTTTGGATTGAGCGTGACAGCCTATCACGCAGGCATGACGGATGAACAGAGAGAGGAAGCCCAGAACGCTTTCATGAACCGCCATGCGGATATTGTTATTGCCACGAATGCTTTTGGAATGGGCATTGACCGTGCGGACGTCAGGTTTGTTGCCCATTTTGAGATTCCCGGCAGTGTGGAGGCCTATTATCAGGAGGCCGGCCGAGCCGGACGAGACGGGGAGGAGGCTTATTGCGAACTTTTGTTCAACCATGCGGATTTGCGGACCCAGGAATTTTTTATTGAAGGAGTGAATCCGGGAATTCCATTGATTGTGGAGCTGTACGAGTTGCTCAGGAAGCATTGCAGCGCGGAAACCCACGATGTCATGTGGTCTCTGGAGGAAATGGCGGAGCGTCTCAAATGCCGCAATGCCATGCAGGTGGGAGCTGCTTTATCCGTTCTTATACGCAATGGAGC encodes the following:
- a CDS encoding RecQ family ATP-dependent DNA helicase; its protein translation is MSEFKVIRSPMEALKKYFGFSCLREGQDQVVASIMEGRNVLVVMPTGGGKSLCYQLPSLCRDGVCLVVSPLIALMKDQVDALVARGIPATMINSSLSFPEQKERLEGMKKGAFKLVYVAPERFGHEGFMHALAEVDVNMVAVDEAHCLSQWGHDFRPDYLKLGKAVEMMGRPQVAALTATATPRVREDILKHLGLDDPVTIVRGFARENLHFRITACDTHKDKYKRLYELVKRYKTGIIYCSTRKKVEQVYEALSDFGLSVTAYHAGMTDEQREEAQNAFMNRHADIVIATNAFGMGIDRADVRFVAHFEIPGSVEAYYQEAGRAGRDGEEAYCELLFNHADLRTQEFFIEGVNPGIPLIVELYELLRKHCSAETHDVMWSLEEMAERLKCRNAMQVGAALSVLIRNGAISRHDVPGQRVKLTRVTDPSVSGLKIPLDEDALREKEVRDREKLKAMTEFAYSSGCRQQWILNYFGEEDGVPCGRCDQCLALGVEEGQSLGEEETLVVRQALSGIARASVRLADGSWQGRWGRTKIIQMLKGAKTQELLRTSLVRLSTYGILSRWSEDDIRQLFRAMQMAGLTRMSGEADRPLITLSPKGNEVMMGRKKASLVWPFARRGKISVSMEQARVRSTGNLAALGEFDEDLFLKLKELRNELAREAGIPAYAVFHNSTLEGLARLKPTTRRGAMNVHGIGEQKAARYLDDFLEVIAEHCGV